In Aspergillus flavus chromosome 3, complete sequence, one genomic interval encodes:
- a CDS encoding FAD dependent oxidoreductase superfamily (D-aspartate oxidase): MGDLGHPVDISSVPFAQRPIIILGAGIIGCAAARQLLLNGFPVVLVAEYLPGDQSIFYASAWAGAAWHAAGGISPEYRYFQAITHRHLLKMAQEDPESGVCIVDTREYLEDPPTENSAIWGKTVVSKFRDLKPGEYPPNFACGWAYDTLVTDPTRHMPYLGKQITALGGQFIRKRVESLQELYTMFPESSIFINASGIGSKTLSDVQDEKCFPERGQNVFLRTDNCQTMYFRNGKEYTYVIPRPLSKGVVLGGVKQSDNLSPEVDMEIARDEIARAHRLAPEIVPEYPPEDALDHIIGIRPSRKGGFRLESEKVGNRIVLSAYGFGGGGYAFSYGVADALAKMVETAERENVIL; this comes from the exons ATGGGGGATCTTGGCCACCCCGTCGATATCTCCTCCGTGCCTTTCGCACAACgccccatcatcatcttggGTGCCGGAATTATTGGTTGTGCTGCCGCAAGACAACTTCTGCTTAATGGGTTCCCCGTAGTCTTGGTGGCCGAATATCTCCCCGGAGACCAGAGTATTTTCTATGCATCTGCTTGGGCCGGAGCAGCATGGCATGCGGCTGGGGGCATTAGCCCTGAATACAGATACTTTCAAGCGATCACACATCGCCATCTGTTAAAGATGGCACAGGAAGACCCTGAGTCAGGGGTCTGTATTGTGGACACACGCGAGTATCTTGAAGACCCCCCGACTGAGAACTCTGCGATCTGGGGGAAGACTGTCGTATCGAAG TTTCGTGACCTAAAACCTGGTGAATATCCCCCTAATTTCGCTTGCGGGTGGGCATACGATACCCTCGTCACCGACCCAACGCGCCATATGCCTTACCTGGGAAAGCAAATCACGGCGCTCGGGGGTCAGTTCATTCGGAAACGGGTCGAATCTCTTCAGGAGCTGTACACAATGTTTCCCGAATCGagcatcttcatcaatgcCAGTGGTATCGGGAGCAAGACGTTGAGTGATGTCCAGGATGAGAAGTGTTTTCCTGAACGAGGACAAAACGTATTTTTGCGCACCGACAATTGTCAGACCATGTACTTCCGGAACGGCAAGGAATATACTTATGTCATTCCTCGGCCATTGTCAAAAGGTGTCGTGCTGGGTGGAGTAAAGCAAAGCGACAACTT GTCTCCCGAAGTGGACATGGAGATAGCCCGAGATGAGATTGCACGCGCCCATCGTCTCGCTCCCGAGATAGTTCCGGAATATCCCCCCGAAGATGCCCTGGATCACATCATTGGCATCCGCCCGTCCAGAAAAGGCGGTTTCCGCCTTGAATCTGAAAAAGTGGGAAATCGCATTGTTCTATCCGCGTATGGATTTGGTGGGGGTGGATACGCCTTCTCCTACGGTGTGGCCGATGCTTTGGCAAAGATGGTGGAAACGGCTGAGCGGGAGAACGTGATTCTCTAG
- a CDS encoding PAS/PAC domain protein encodes MSLRDRFLNLSMHDRAQTVNLPLITTPPEDNDMALSELKGDPKPSLRTNDNCASDAEHVTPQHDASLCRIYRYTPVPTIVVDANLSIVEVSDSHLALSGQTRDTLLNTSICDIAPSIVPVPDIASLYGAIRAAISTKQIQLIDDIYLSDKKSYFRLQVTPIFQDRALIYIVFEAHKDTRDRSDSQDHHHAYVNETYKILVDTVKDYAIFMLDTRGNITTWNPGAAIMKGYSASEIIGKHFSVFYSPEDRRNNKPGRGLAVCLRDGRMEDEGWRYRQDGSRFWANVMITPVYEFGRHVGFVKVTRDLTERKAAEGRLIAAFEESSRLKTDFLANMSHEIRTPMNGMRLALSMLTDTELDNNQREYASIIEDSTSVLLQIINDILDYSKLSSGSFSLTSDIVEVESIVGAVVRNCKSCLKPGVTLSCSMPPNFPQTMRGDPLRYRQVLQNLIGNAVKFTEKGHVKISTSFAIDTEDPRMYNVSTEVVDSGVGVPGSAINTLFTPFTRFADSTRRKYQGTGLGLSICKSLAELMNGSVGYRPNPDGPGSVFWFTAKMGRTDTRVSMRRSSMLPTDSSENFIKKLREVAPRKHILLVEDNLVNHMVMLKLLQSFGFERIDAAWDGAEAVRLVKQTPLSYNVVLMDISMPVLDGLEATSQIRSMNIDVPIIALTGNALKGDAETYLAKGMNDYLGKPVHRNHLLQVLWKWLGT; translated from the coding sequence ATGTCGCTCAGAGATCGATTTCTCAATCTCAGCATGCACGATCGCGCCCAAACCGTGAACCTGCCGCTGATCACGACGCCACCAGAAGATAATGATATGGCGTTAAGTGAACTCAAAGGCGACCCGAAGCCATCGCTACGAACGAATGACAACTGCGCTTCAGACGCTGAACATGTCACCCCACAGCACGATGCCTCGCTGTGTCGCATTTATCGCTACACCCCAGTACCGACCATCGTCGTTGACGCAAACCTGTCCATAGTGGAAGTGTCCGACAGCCACCTCGCCCTCTCGGGCCAAACTAGGGATACATTGCTCAATACTTCCATATGTGATATCGCCCCTTCCATAGTCCCTGTGCCAGATATTGCATCCTTATATGGCGCGATACGAGCGGCGATCTCAACGAAGCAAATTCAGTTGATCGATGATATTTATCTAAGCGATAAAAAGTCGTACTTTCGACTTCAGGTTACCCCAATTTTTCAGGACCGTgctttgatatatatagttttcgAGGCGCATAAGGACACCAGGGATCGCTCAGATAGCCAGGATCATCACCATGCATATGTGAATGAAACGTACAAAATCCTGGTGGATACCGTCAAAGATTATGCCATCTTCATGCTGGACACCCGTGGCAACATCACAACTTGGAATCCAGGCGCTGCTATCATGAAGGGCTACTCTGCTTCCGAGATCATCGGCAAGCACTTCTCAGTGTTCTATAGTCCCGAAGATCGGCGCAACAATAAGCCAGGGAGGGGCCTGGCGGTATGTTTGCGTGATGGAAggatggaagatgaagggTGGCGCTACCGTCAAGATGGCTCTCGATTCTGGGCCAATGTTATGATCACCCCTGTTTACGAGTTCGGCCGTCATGTCGGATTCGTGAAAGTGACGCGTGATTTGACCGAACGGAAGGCGGCTGAGGGGCGTCTCATCGCAGCTTTCGAGGAATCATCAAGACTCAAGACCGACTTTTTGGCTAACATGAGTCATGAGATTCGTACACCCATGAACGGCATGCGCCTCGCATTGTCAATGCTGACAGACACCGAGCTCGATAACAACCAGCGTGAATATGCATCTATCATCGAGGATTCTACTTCAGTATTGCTCCAGATCATCAACGACATCCTTGATTACTCGAAGCTATCTTCTGGGTCATTCTCCCTAACATCCGATATTGTGGAGGTTGAAAGCATCGTGGGCGCGGTTGTGCGAAACTGCAAATCTTGTCTAAAACCAGGCGTCACCCTGAGTTGTTCCATGCCGCCGAATTTTCCTCAAACCATGCGTGGAGATCCACTACGATATCGCCAAGTACTCCAGAATCTTATTGGCAATGCGGTGAAATTCACGGAGAAGGGGCATGTCAAAATATCCACTTCATTCGCTATAGACACTGAGGATCCAAGAATGTACAATGTCTCGACTGAGGTAGTCGATTCGGGCGTTGGTGTACCCGGAAGTGCTATCAACACCTTGTTCACGCCATTCACACGGTTTGCGGATTCTACGAGACGGAAATACCAAGGCACCGGGCTCGGTCTTTCCATCTGCAAAAGCCTAGCAGAGCTCATGAATGGGAGTGTAGGCTATCGACCAAATCCGGACGGGCCCGGTAGTGTATTCTGGTTCACAGCTAAAATGGGGCGGACGGATACGCGAGTTTCAATGAGGCGTTCCAGCATGCTTCCTACTGACAGCTCAGAAAATTTTATCAAAAAGCTGAGAGAGGTCGCGCCCCGCAAACACATCTTGCTCGTGGAGGATAATTTGGTGAATCACATGGTAATGCTTAAGCTCTTGCAGAGTTTCGGGTTCGAGCGGATCGATGCTGCCTGGGATGGGGCAGAGGCCGTTAGGCTAGTGAAACAAACGCCACTATCTTATAATGTAGTGCTTATGGATATCAGCATGCCAGTGCTAGATGGCCTCGAGGCGACATCTCAGATCCGGAGCATGAACATTGATGTGCCTATCATTGCGCTCACTGGAAACGCTTTGAAAGGCGACGCTGAAACCTATCTCGCCAAAGGTATGAACGACTATCTGGGAAAGCCTGTGCATCGCAATCACCTCCTGCAGGTGCTTTGGAAATGGCTAGGCACATGA
- a CDS encoding putative thioredoxin reductase glit-like protein, with protein MTLYDVLIIGGGPAGLSVATGLARQLYRAVVFDSGVYRNALSNHMHNVATWDHSSPAEFRREARERILARYDTIQFENIEIKNVQKTSEGYFKAFDALDRVWTGRKLVLANGVRDLFPDIDGYKECWGRGIFHCLFCHGYEERGCASAGLLAVGDVANPMVAMHFARMAKRFASTVTLYTDGAEELAQTLQESTRGTGIKVNKKKISKLVKGHGASDVHVIFEDGTQVTEGFLTHKPKTEINGPFAEQLGLQLTPTGDLEATAPFYSTSVPGVFAAGDCASPVKVVATAMSSGVLVAGGLVGQLQDELCLVSANE; from the exons ATGACTCTTTACGACGTTCTAATCATCGGCGGCGGCCCAGCCGGCCTATCAGTAGCAACCGGCCTCGCCCGTCAACTATACCGCGCAGTCGTCTTCGACTCGGGTGTTTACCGCAATGCCTTGTCCAACCATATGCATAACGTAGCTACATGGGATCACAGTTCACCTGCCGAGTTCCGTCGCGAAGCTCGTGAGCGTATCCTAGCCCGCTACGATACTATTCAATTCGAGAATATCGAGATCAAGAACGTCCAAAAGACCTCCGAGGGTTACTTCAAGGCATTCGATGCTCTTGATCGTGTCTGGACAGGCCGCAAACTGGTCCTAGCCAATGGTGTCCGTGATCTTTTCCCAGACATTGATGGGTATAAAGAGTGTTGGGGGAGAGGCAT ATTCCACTGTCTTTTTTGCCACGGATATGAAGAACGTGGTTGTGCTTCTGCGGGATTGCTCGCCGTTGGCGATGTTGCTAATCCTATGGTAGCCATGCACTTTGCCCGTATGGCTAAGCGATTCGCTAGTACAGTGACTTTGTACACTGATGGTGCTGAGGAGCTTGCACAAACTCTGCAGGAATCAACTCGGGGAACGGGGATTAAAGTtaacaagaaaaagatctCCAAGCTAGTTAAAGGACACGGTGCATCCGATGTACACGTCATATTCGAGGATGGCACGCAAGTAACAGAAGGCTTTCTG ACCCATAAGCCCAAGACTGAGATTAATGGCCCTTTTGCTGAGCAACTCGGGCTGCAGCTGACACCTACCGGAGACCTCGAAGCTACGGCACCGTTCTATAGCACCTCTGTTCCGGGTGTGTTTGCTGCGGGTGACTGTGCTTCTCCTGTGAAGGTCGTCGCAACGGCTATGTCATCGGGGGTATTGGTGGCTGGAGGATTGGTGGGGCAGTTGCAGGATGAACTGTGCCTGGTGAGCGCGAATGAATGA
- a CDS encoding uncharacterized protein (expressed protein), giving the protein MDTYNQSIQQIYSSLGVGFAVILVFVFLRRITNYVLSLPPSHPIPTGGRMLWGFLNSNIVAQIAGYTLMVIMLRESLNKTPQRTCPNPCPSKINMKFDHMEISDIVSSAVRSALAEPTRVNEGGAQ; this is encoded by the coding sequence ATGGACACATACAACCAGAGCATCCAACAAATCTACTCCAGCCTAGGCGTAGGCTTTGCCGTAATTCTGGTATTTGTTTTCCTTCGACGTATCACCAATTATGTCCTCTCTTTACCACCGTCCCATCCGATCCCTACCGGCGGTCGAATGCTGTGGGGTTTTTTAAACTCCAACATTGTCGCGCAAATAGCCGGGTATACGCTCATGGTGATAATGCTCAGGGAATCACTAAACAAGACGCCTCAGCGGACATGCCCTAATCCGTGTCCGTCTAAGATTAATATGAAGTTTGATCATATGGAGATCTCTGATATTGTTTCATCGGCGGTTAGGAGTGCACTGGCGGAGCCTACTAGGGTTAATGAAGGCGGTGCGCAGTAG
- a CDS encoding serine/threonine protein kinase — translation MLRALTNSIRRTRPCPRKSSSVAHIFPTGTPIEEETLPHYKPEHYYPVKIGDIYQARYEVTGKLGYGAYSTSWLCRDLHYESRVNKYTVLKVSTYFPDDPTVTDREFRAYEHLAKVDSSHPGQSLIRELNDSFDLQGPDGTHRCLVLQPMHMTLLEMRGLNPRPFDLPLLKMTVIRLLLALDFLHAEAEVIHTDLKTDNLMLSLEDSSMMADFAAAESENPSPRKLIGQSRIIYNSRKFRRPSGGRDYGLPVLCDFGEARIGKTQESGPFVQPYIYRAPEVIFEMPWGSAIDIWNLAGLHLFGDIFDFKDGHDPFKHLALMVALIGPPPTAFVRRSETTEQCFDSSGGWVAHQEATIPTVSLEVLEKRLNGKEKELFLAFIMSMLKWLPEERKTAKQLLEHPFLVDYSYL, via the exons ATGTTGAGAGCTTTAACCAATAGCATTCGGCGAACGCGACCGTGTCCTAGAAAATCCTCTAGCGTTGCTCATATCTTCCCTACGGGAACTCCGATTGAGGAAGAGACCTTACCACATTACAAACCGGAGCATTATTATCCGGTAAAAATCGGCGATATCTATCAAGCTAGATACGAAGTAACCGGAAAGCTTGGGTACGGGGCATATTCAACGAGTTGGCTATGCCGGGATCTCCA TTATGAATCAAGAGTCAATAAGTACACAGTCCTGAAGGTGTCCACCTACTTTCCAGACGATCCTACTGTAACAGATCGTGAATTCAGAGCCTATGAACACCTGGCAAAGGTCGATTCTTCGCATCCGGGTCAGTCATTGATCCGCGAGCTGAATGATTCATTCGACCTCCAGGGCCCTGACGGCACACATCGGTGCCTCGTGCTGCAGCCGATGCATATGACCCTTCTCGAAATGAGGGGCCTCAATCCCAGGCCATTTGATCTGCCTCTACTTAAGATGACTGTCATACGACTTCTATTGGCGCTTGATTTCTTGCACGCGGAGGCTGAGGTTATACATACCG ACCTAAAGACGGACAACTTAATGCTCAGCCTGGAGGATAGCTCCATGATGGCAGATTTTGCAGCAGCGGAATCTGAAAACCCAAGTCCCCGGAAGTTGATTGGTCAGTCGCGTATTATATATAACAGTCGAAAGTTTCGCAGGCCAAGTGGAGGTAGAGACTACGGTCTCCCAGTTCTATGCGACTTTGGTGAGGCAAGGATTGGCAAAACTCAGGAGTCAGGGCCTTTCGTCCAaccatatatatacagaGCACCAGAAGTTATTTTTGAAATGCCTTGGGGAAGCGCTATCGATATCTGGAACCTTGCAGGCCTT CATCTATTTGGAGACATATTCGATTTTAAAGACGGCCATGACCCGTTCAAACATCTGGCCCTCATGGTAGCTTTGATTGGACCACCGCCGACTGCATTCGTGCGGCGTAGTGAGACGACGGAGCAGTGCTTTGATTCAAGCG GTGGCTGGGTTGCTCACCAAGAAGCGACTATACCCACTGTTTCTCTTGAGGTTCTGGAGAAGCGGCTTAAtggcaaggagaaagagtTATTTTTGGCATTCATTATGTCGATGTTGAAGTGGTTGCCAGAGGAACGCAAGACAGCCAAACAACTGCTTGAACATCCGTTCTTGGTCGATTATAGCTACTTGTAA
- a CDS encoding putative alkaline serine protease AorO: protein MKTSFLLLHTLVAGVLAIPTRTDYVLHERRDAVPAHWTGEKRLDGQTVLPMRIGLTQSNLDRGHDLLMEVSTPGSPRYGDHMTLDEVHNLFAPSQDSVDSVRSWLESAGISPDRISQSTNKQWLQFDAGVDEVEQLLKTEYYRYSHAGTGRSHVACREYHVPESVQSHIDYITPGIKHLEIREETPVEKRSLDKRSFGILPPILRPLTLPLEELLGQLLLLCDVAVTPACIQAMYNVTDGDKATKGNELGIFEDLGDVYSQDDLDLFFSTVAHKIPTGTHPILNAIDGAQAPADTTNAGTESDLDFEISYPLIWPQNSILFQTDDPIYQNNYTYNGFLNNFLDAIDGSYCSETSPLDPPYPNPADGGYKSPRQCGVYKPTNVISISYGGAEADLPIAYQRRQCQEFMKLGLQGVSIVVASGDSGVQGRGGSPTPSGCLGKDNKVFAPDFPATCPYLTTAGGTYLPPGADVHAHEEQATTSFPSGGGFSNIYQRPDYQNAAVEEYFNTAQLSYPYYESVDNSSFAANGGIYNRIGRAYPDVAAIADNVLVFNKGLPTLVGGTSAAAPVFAALLTRINEERLAAGKKTVGFVNPVLYANPGVFFDVTKGSNQGCGTDGFPAVKGWDPVTGLGTPNYPKLLELFMGLD from the exons ATGAAGACTTCATTTTTACTGTTGCATACACTTGTGGCGGGCGTGTTGGCAATCCCAACGCGTACTGACTACGTCCTCCACGAGCGTCGCGATGCTGTACCAGCCCACTGGACAGGGGAGAAACGCCTGGATGGCCAGACCGTGCTGCCCATGCGAATTGGTCTGACCCAGTCTAATCTGGACCGTGGTCATGACCTTCTCATGGAAGT GTCCACTCCCGGTTCCCCCCGATACGGCGACCATATGACGCTTGACGAGGTCCATAATCTATTCGCCCCGTCGCAAGACAGCGTAGACAGCGTCCGCTCGTGGTTAGAGTCTGCAGGCATTTCCCCGGATCGTATCTCCCAGTCGACGAACAAGCAATGGCTACAGTTCGACGCGGGCGTCGATGAGGTCGAACAGCTTTTAAAAACGGAGTATTACCGCTACTCGCACGCTGGCACTGGTCGGTCCCATGTGGCTTGCCGAGA ATACCACGTTCCAGAAAGTGTGCAATCGCACATCGACTATATCACGCCCGGTATCAAGCATCTGGAGATTCGAGAGGAGACACCAGTGGAGAAGCGTAGCCTTGATAAACGGTCATTTGGCATCCTCCCACCCATCCTCCGACCATTGACCCTGCCTTTGGAGGAGCTACTAGGCCAGTTGCTCTTGTTGTGTGATGTAGCTGTAACGCCGGCTTGCATTCAGG CCATGTACAACGTAACCGACGGCGACAAGGCAACCAAGGGCAACGAGCTCGGTATCTTCGAGGATCTAGGGGACGTCTATAGCCAGGATGACCtggacctcttcttctcaacCGTAGCCCA CAAGATCCCCACAGGCACACACCCAATCCTCAATGCCATCGACGGCGCCCAAGCCCCAGCAGACACCACAAACGCCGGCACTGAATCTGACCTGGACTTCGAAATCTCCTACCCCCTAATCTGGCCCCAAAactccatcctcttccaaacCGACGACCCTATCTACCAAAACAACTACACCTACAACGGCTTCCTGAACAACTTCCTCGACGCCATCGACGGCTCCTACTGCAGCGAGACCTCGCCCCTAGACCCACCGTACCCCAACCCAGCCGACGGGGGCTACAAATCTCCCCGCCAATGCGGCGTCTACAAGCCCACAAACGTAATCTCGATCTCCTACGGCGGCGCAGAAGCGGACCTCCCGATCGCCTACCAGCGCCGCCAATGCCAAGAGTTCATGAAACTGGGCCTGCAAGGCGTCTCCATCGTGGTGGCTTCCGGTGACTCAGGCGTCCAAGGTCGTGGCGGCTCGCCCACGCCAAGCGGCTGTCTTGGTAAAGATAATAAGGTCTTCGCTCCAGATTTCCCGGCTACATGTCCCTATCTCACTACCGCGGGAGGTACATACCTCCCTCCCGGGGCTGACGTGCACGCGCACGAAGAACAAGCAACGACCAGTTTCCCCTCCGGTGGTGGATTCAGTAATATCTACCAAAGACCAGACTACCAGAACGCCGCCGTCGAGGAGTACTTCAACACCGCGCAGCTCTCCTATCCCTACTACGAAAGCGTCGACAACAGCAGCTTTGCCGCCAACGGCGGAATCTACAATCGCATCGGAAGGGCGTATCCCGACGTCGCCGCTATTGCGGATAATGTACTTGTGTTTAATAAAGGGTTGCCGACGTTGGTCGGGGGTACGTCTGCCGCGGCACCGGTTTTCGCGGCACTGTTGACTAGGATTAACGAGGAGAGACTTGCGGCGGGCAAGAAGACGGTGGGCTTTGTTAATCCGGTGTTGTATGCTAATCCGGGGGTTTTCTTTGATGTGACCAAGGGGAGTAATCAGGGTTGTGGGACGGATGGGTTCCCGGCTGTTAAGGGGTGGGATCCGGTTACTGGGCTGGGGACGCCGAATTATCCGAAGTTGTTGGAGTTGTTTATGGGGTTGGATTGA
- a CDS encoding putative aldehyde reductase (aldehyde reductase 1) produces MSLGKKVTLNTGAEIPTLGFGTWQSAPGEVGEAVYQALKAGYRHLDLATIYQNQKEIAVGIKRAFEEFNIKREDVFITSKLWNSQHHPDVVEKALDDCLAECGLDYLDLYLVHWPVAFKTGNEYFPLVEGSTVPGGDCIIDDSISIVDTWKAMTKLPKSKARAIGVSNHMVEHLEAIINATGVVPAANQIERHPVLQSPKLIQYCKEKGIHVTAYSAFGNNMIGEPLLITRPEIKAVAEEAGKRLGKEVSPAQVILAWSQVGGHSVIPKSVTPARIAANFQEIELTPEEIAKVTALGTERRYNVPYVANKPRWNINVFGEPEEAPADHKVIL; encoded by the exons ATGTCTCTCGGCAAGAAGGTTACCCTCAACACCGGCGCTGAAATTCC CACCCTGGGATTCGGTACCTGGCAGTCTGCCCCCGGTGAGGTCGGCGAAGCTGTCTACCAGGCCCTGAAGGCCGGTTACCGTCACCTGGATCTGGCTACCATCTACCAGAACCAGAAGGAAATCGCGGTCGGTATCAAGCGCGCCTTCGAGGAGTTCAACATTAAGCGTGAGGATGTCTTCATTACCTCCAAGCTCTGGAACAGCCAGCACCACCCCGACGTTGTCGAGAAGGCTCTCGACGACTGCCTTGCCGAGTGTGGCCTCGACTACCTTGAC CTCTACCTCGTCCACTGGCCCGTCGCCTTCAAGACCGGCAACGAGTACTTCCCTCTCGTCGAGGGCAGCACTGTCCCCGGCGGCGACTGCATCATCGACGACAGCATCTCCATCGTTGACACCTGGAAGGCCATGACCAAGCTCCCCAAGAGCAAGGCCCGCGCCATCGGTGTCTCCAACCACATGGTTGAGCAC CTCGAGGCCATCATCAACGCTACCGGCGTCGTCCCCGCCGCCAACCAGATCGAGCGTCACCCCGTCCTCCAGAGCCCCAAGCTGATCCAGTActgcaaggagaagggcatcCACGTCACCGCCTACTCCGCCTTCGGCAACAACATGATCGGCGAGcccctcctcatcacccgCCCCGAGATCAAGGCCGTCGCCGAGGAGGCCGGCAAGCGTCTCGGCAAGGAGGTCTCCCCCGCCCAGGTCATCCTCGCCTGGTCCCAGGTCGGTGGCCACAGTGTCATCCCCAAGTCCGTCACTCCCGCTCGTATCGCCGCCAACTTCCAGGAGATCGAGCTCACCCCCGAGGAGATCGCCAAGGTCACTGCCCTGGGCACCGAGCGCCGCTACAACGTCCCCTACGTTGCTAACAAGCCTCGCTGGAACATTAATGTCTTCGGTGAGCCTGAGGAGGCTCCCGCTGACCACAAGGTCATCCTTTAA
- a CDS encoding putative yapsin — MHKTPSVFPIVGQRKVEHLKANVEALSVSLSDEDLAEIDNASSFDIGFPMNFIFRDSYTTNSTAADVSLTRVSAHIDMAELSLRRLCIFALGLFSLVAAQPKVVTFALSRTERHVLEKRKYAGALLGNDILDGKGLYWVNASVETPPQPVQLQLDTGSRDVWMFGPQSCDLNTSPCLGNACKLMTYNPTLSSTSKILDKGGFTIQYVTPGSGVKGDYVGDNSGFGSVTVQGLTMGVARQAQNVITGIMGIGFAAGESIVSQGQKPYKNIIDMLVEQELIDTWAYSLWLNDANFGGIMFGGYDTGKFTGDLIALPIQPDVQAGGITSMTVAWTSLSLTDPKQGTQSLTGESFIAPAILDSGTALTYVPKDCINSSPRLPNWLRFQVPTLALLTVNRCGLIKELKTTVLGAPTAL, encoded by the exons ATGCATAAGACGCCTTCCGTTTTCCCCATTGTCGGTCAACGGAAAGTTGAGCATCTCAAGGCTAATGTAGAGGCTTTGAGTGTAAGCCTCTCTGACGAGGATCTGGCCGAAATCGACAATGCATCCTCGTTCGATATCGGATTTCCAATGAACTTCATTTTCCGCGATTCTTATACGACGAATAGCACTGCCGCTGATGTCTCTTTGACTCGGGTGTCAGCTCATATTGAT ATGGCAGAGCTAAGCCTTCGACGGCTTTGCATATTCGCTCTGGGCTTGTTCAGTCTCGTGGCCGCTCAACCAAAGGTTGTCACATTTGCGCTTTCACGGACCGAACGACACGTactggaaaagagaaagtacGCAGGTGCATTGTTGGGAAATGATATATTAGACGGAAAAGGGCTCTACTGGGTGAATGCAAGCGTCGAAACACCCCCTCAACCAGTCCAACTGCAATTGGATACAGGTAGCCGTGATGTCTGGATGTTTGGGCCCCAATCCTGTGACTTGAACACATCTCCTTGTCTTGGTAACGCTTGTAAGTTGATGACTT ATAATCCTACGCTGTCGTCCACGTCTAAAATTCTCGATAAAGGCGGGTTTACCATTCAGTACGTCACGCCAGGCTCGGGTGTCAAAGGTGATTACGTTGGTGACAACTCTGGCTTTGGGTCCGTTACTGTCCAGGGCCTTACTATGGGTGTCGCCCGGCAAGCACAAAACGTTATTACGGGTATCATGGGGATCGGATTCGCTGCGGGCGAGTCGATCGTCAGTCAGGGCCAAAAGCCTTATAAGAACATTATTGATATGCTGGTCGAACAAGAATTAATTGACACCTGGGCGTACAGTCTCTGGTTAAACGAT GCCAATTTTGGGGGTATTATGTTTGGTGGTTACGATACGGGCAAATTTACTGGCGATTTGATCGCGCTGCCTATCCAGCCAGACGTCCAGGCCGGCGGTATTACTTCCATGACCGTTGCCTGGACCTCGCTCTCACTGACCGACCCTAAACAGGGTACACAATCTCTTACAGGGGAGAGTTTTATCGCACCGGCCATTCTGGATTCGGGCACGGCACTCACCTACGTACCGAAGGATTGTATCAACAGCTCGCCGCGTTTGCCCAATTGGTTGAGGTTCCAGGTTCCGACCTTGGCGCTGTTGACTGTGAACAGATGCGGTCTTATAAAGGAACTTAAGACTACGGTTTTGGGGGCCCCAACGGCCCTGTGA